The sequence below is a genomic window from Candidatus Limnocylindrales bacterium.
TCCAGGATACTCTTCAAGTCCGCATGAATTCCGGCTTGATAAACTCAGATCAAGGGATCCTCTCTTTTTTTATGAATGGGGCGCTGAAAATCCTGGAAATTTATCCAGAGAAGTCAGATCAAACCCTCACCTGGCATAGTTTTCCAAGGGATCATAGATCTCAGGAGATTCGATTGCAGATCCCTGCAGAGGCAAGAGAAACCTTTTCCTTTACCCTTCGTTACGAAGGAATCATCTATGACCCGATTCAGAAATCTCAGGATCTGAGCTTTATTACGGGAGACGAAACCACCGGATTAATCGGAGAAGAAGGAGTTTATTTATCGGAAGATACCCACTGGTATCCGGAAATACCCAAATCTTTATCTCTTTTTAACCTTGTGGTCACCATTCCGGAGCCCTGGGTTGTTGTTACCCAGGGAGAGTTAATCGCACGAGAGACCAGAGAAGGTTTATCTAAAAGTCAATGGCGATCTGAGATTCCTGCAGAAGCCCTTACCCTGGTTGCCGGGAAGTATCGGGTTCAGACCCGGAATTGGAATGGGGTGGTCATGTCGGCTTATTTTTCTCCGGAAAATGAATCTCTGGCCGACAAATTCCTTGGGGCCGCCGGAGAGTATATTCAGTTGTATTCTCAAATCCTGGGCCCCTATCCCTACAAAAAGTTCGATATAGTGGAGAATTTCTTTTCCAGCGGATATGGATTCCCCTCATTTACCCTGTTGGGAAAAGAAGTCATCCGACAAGGAGAACGGGCTTTGCAACCCGGTTATCTGGACCATGAGATCGTCCACTCCTGGCTGGGGAATTACGTATTCTACGATCCGGATAAAGGAAATTGGGTAGAGGCTTTGACTACCTATTGTGCCAATTATTACTATAAGGAGCTTAAACAAGGTGAAGAAGCAGCCTTTAGGTACCGAAAGAGGGCCAGCCAACAGTACAGTATACGGGTTACCCCGGAGAAAGAGTATCCAGTTCGGGCCTTCAAAGGAAAAACCGAAGATTACGAAAATGACATCGGCTATACCAAAGGATCTATGATCTTCCATCAACTCCGTCGATGGATAGGAGATGATTCTTTTTTTCTGGGCTTAAAGGAAATCATCCGACGATATGGTGGACACCGGGCCGACTGGGAAGATTTGCAAAAAGTTTTTGAAGAGATTTCCCACCAACCGCTGGATTGGTTCTTTCGCCAATGGTTAGATTTAAAGGGAGGTCCCGAACTGAAATTGGAAGATGTAAAATTAGAAGCCCTTCCCAAAGGCTATCGGATTACGGGTCAGGTGGTTCAACGCGGAGATGTTTACCGACTTCGACTTCCCATCCAGCTTCGTTTCGAAGAGGAAAGAAGAATTTTGCATCTGGATCTTACCGAGCGGGAGACTCCCTTTATCTATACGGTGGATCGGGCTCCCCTTGCTTTAATCCTGGATCCTGAATACCATGTTTTTCGTAAGATAGCTCCAGAAACTTTGATCCCCTGCCTCAATGCCCTTTTAGAAGATAAAGATAAACTTTTGATCTATCCGACCCAAGGAACAGCCGATGAAATCACTATTTATCGAGGTTTGGCAGAAATGGTCGCGACCCGAAAGGGGGGGAAAGTTCTGGCGGATACCACTCTAACCGGAGATTTATTGACCCAAAACTCTCTCTTTATCCTGGGTGATGCCCGGAAATCAGCCCCTGTCAAGGAATGGCTGACTCATCTTCCAGAAGGTTTTGAGCTAAAAGAAGATGCCTTCAGGCTGGGAGGTAAGGAATATAAAGGAGAAGAAATGGCCCTCCTGATAACCTGGCGCAATCCAAAAAATCCGATGAAATATCTGACCCTCTATTTTGGATTAGCCCCCGGTGCCCTTTCCCGGGCTCGATATCTGTTCTATTACGGTTGGGATAGTTACATAATTTTTGAGAAGGGCTACCCCATTCAACGGGATGATTGGCCGGAAGAGTCTCCCAATACCGTCTATTATTTCCGATAACCGGACAAAGGCGCCTTAAGCTGGCGCCTGTGGAGAATGAGTGAAGGAGAACTCATGGCCGATTTCAATGGGGAATCCGTATCAGGACCCCCTGAAAGGTAAAGGAATAGTGAATTTTTCCCGGGGAAGAGGTTAGCCCACGGATATTCGACTCAATAAGTCCATATTATCCAAAACCTTGCCGGTTCCAAGAGCTACAGAGGTCAGAGGATCCTCGGCCAGGATAATGGGTAAACCGGTTTCTTCCTGAAGTTGGATATCCAGGTTTCGAAGTAGGGAACCCCCTCCGGTTAATACGATCCCTTTGTCAATAATGTCTGCGGATAATTCGGGAGGGATATGCTCCAGGGTTGTTTTCACAGCTTCCACAATAGCCAGTACCGTCTCACTGAGTGCATCTCGGATCTCTTCACTTGAAAGGGTCAGGGTCTTGGGAATCCCTTCTATCAAATCTCGACCTCTAATTTTTGTAATTTCTTCTTTGTCCAGGGGATAAGCAGAACCCCAGGTCATTTTAATATACTCCGCCGTTCTTCCTCCAATGAGTAAACTGTGCTTTTTCTTAATATATTGAATAATCGCTTCATCCATTTCATCCCCGGCCACACGAATGGAACAGCTATGAACAATCCCTGCCATGGAAATAACCGCTACTTCTGTGGTCCCGCCTCCAATGTCCACAATCATATTCCCAGAAGGTTCTTCTATAGGTAAACCTACCCCCATAGCCGCAGCCATAGGCTCTTCAATCAGATAAACTTCGCTGGCCCCGACCTGAAGAATCGAGTCTTTTACGGCTTTTTTTTCGACTTCTGTAATTCCCGATGGAACTGCTACCACAATCCTGGGATGAATAAAGAAGTATTTTCGGTTGTAAACTTTTCTAATGAAGTAATCCAACATTTGTTGGGTAATTCTAAAATCCGAGATAACCCCGTCTTTTAAGGGTCGAATAACACTGACAGATCCCGGAACCTTACCCAGCATTTCTTTAGCTTCCTTACCAACCGCCAGGATTTTATTGGTCTTAAGATCAACCGCCACCACGGAGGGTTCATTGACCACAATGCCCCGTCCCTTCATATAAATCAACGTATTGGCTGTACCTAGATCAATGGCCAGGTCTTTAGAAAACCAACTTAAAGGTGGAATCATAAAGAATTCTCCTACAAAAAAGCCGATAGCAAATGCCTCCCAGAGATTTGCTATGACGACTCCTTCTCATACCCTCTAAAATCATCGGTATCCCTTTACCCTACCCTCTCACCCCACTTCCCGGCTCCTTGCTGGGGTAGGTCTTTTAGACCTAACCCCCTCCGACTCTCCTTCCCTGGGAGGGAAAGAAAGAGTTGGGAGGAAAGGCCATCCCCGAGTTCCCCTTCCCCGCGTTGGGAAGAGGTTAGGGGGTCAGGTGAGAAAAAACTACCCTCGAAAGCCTTCTGACTCCTCTCCGGAGACTTCAGAAAAGAAGGAGAGGCGACAGAGAAGGAAGAATAAGGACTCTGTTCCGAAAATGGCTCTTTTTATTTAACCCTGTTTCCGGCATTTTTGTAAGTGAGCCAATAATTCTTGCAAGATGAGAGGGGCTACAGGCTTTGTAAAGTGATAATCAAATCCTGCTTCCTGAGCTCGACGCCGATCTTCCTCCTGCCCATACCCCGTCACAGCTACCCGTACCGTCTTAGACAATTGGGTATCTTGTCGAAGCCATCGAGCGATTTGATAGCCATCCATTCCCGGTAAATCAATATCCAACAGGACAACTTCGGGTAGATAACTCAGGGCTACCTTCGTGGCTTCTAAACCATCATGGACTACCCGGACCTCATAGCCCCACAACTCCAATAAATCCCCCAGGGCGGTTGCGATATCTACATCATCCTCCACCACCAGTACACGGAAACGTTTCGCAGTGACCCTGGCTTCCTTTTCATTGAGGAGAATCTCTTTTTCGGTAGTTTCTTTTACCATCATAACCGGATCTCCTTTTCTATACCGGTGTCCCAAGCTGTCTGGGACCATCGTATAGAACCTCCTATTTTCAGGCCGGTACACCCCTTCTTCGGGTTTTTCTGTTCTAATTAACGTATGTTACTCTATAGCATAAACTTATTTTATGTCAATATAAAAGTTAATCTTATTGAGGAAATCGGAATCAGAATTGAAAGTCTTGTCTGGCCAAATTCGGCCAGACAAGGCCTCCTATTTAGGCCGGGATTTCTTCCCTGGAGGGAAAGCCATGTTGGATTCTTCCGATGGGACCCTCATGCACCAGGGTGGTCTTATAGAGTTCCAGATGACCATCGGCTGCATAAAGCCGACAGCGTGCCCGAACAGCCTCCATCTCCTCCGGGGTCATCGGCTTGAAACCACAAGCAATTTGCAGATTCTGGTGAAGTATTTCCAAAGAATTTATACCGCTGACCGTGGTGGCAACGGGAAGACTCATGGCATAGCGGAGCGCTTCGGCAACCGAAATGATTTTTTTGACCGCCGGTACGGTAAGTCGCCCGGTAAGGCTTTTCATACCAATGGCTCCGATACCCCGTCGATTGAGTTCCGGCAAAACCTGCTGTTCAAAACTACGAAAAGTTGCATCGAAACAATTAAGCGGGAGCTGACAGGTATCGAAAGGATAATTGTAGGAGAGCATTTTCAAATGGATGGCAGGATTTTTATGGCCTGTAAAGCCGACAAAACGAACTTTACCTTCACGTTTAGCCTGATCGAGGGCTTCGATGACCCCATCCCGAGCGAAATGCAGTTCCGGATCATTTTCATAAACAACCTCATGGATCTGCCACAGATCCAGATAATCCGTTCGGAGTCGGCGTAAAGATTGTTCCAGTTGCTGCAGGGCCGTTTTACGATCCCGTCCATGGGTACACACTTTGGTCATCAGAAAAACTTTATCCCGACGGCCCTGCAGACCTTTACCCATCCATTCTTCACTGCGACCGTCGTTATACTCCCAGGCATTATCCATGAAGGTTACTCCCATATCGACCGCTTCCTGGACGATACGGATAGCTTCTTCTTCGCTCTTTGCGATGCCCAGATGGAAACCCCCTAATCCCAAGGCTGAAACTTGAATCCCTGTCTTTCCTAAAGGTCGGCGAGGAATCTCACCGGAAAGTTTATAAGAACCGGTCATAGGATCATTCTCCTTAATTTTAAGGGTTGAGTTCGAACCATTCGATGCGCCTTAAGCAACCTTTACCTCTATCTTCCCAGGAAAGTCAAGAATTTTATACAGATTTTCTATCAGAGACGCCTGGAACGTCCGATGACTTTCCGAAGGGGAATTAAAATCCATCGACCGTAGCCGGCGAGGCAGGAAAAAACGCCCAGAAGAGGAACAAGAAACCAGGTACGAAGCGGGGTATATTCTTCGTAGGTGTCGTAACGGACTATTTTTCGTTGGGAAAGTATGATGGATTTCAAACTTGTGTAGAAGGTGGAACTCTCTTCCACGTAGTAATATGAACCTCCTCCGGCTACCGCCATCCGACGCAGGATCTCTTCATCCAATGAGGAAGTTTGGATAGAACTGGTAGGGTCGTCGGGGTTTGTTCGGTAGTAACTCACCACACGTCCCTTCTCATCCTGGGTCTTTACCAATAGCACCTCCTCGGCATGACGTACACCCAGGGCGTCTTCTTTTATTTTTCCTATTCCGACCGTATAGAGGAGAATACGAGGATTCTTGGTATGAAGGTCATTTATTCTGCGAATCGCTTCGAGGCGATTTTGCTCCGAACCCCCTTCCTTGCCCCCATCGGAGATTAAAATCCCCACATCCGTGGTATCGGAATCCGCAGGAAATCGCGAAAGAAGATCTTCCCACGCGACGATTGCGGCCTGAAGGCTTGTACCCGGTACATCGATGGTATTTTCGTCTACGGCCTGAATATAGGAGGTAATTTCGTAAGGACTCGTTGAGAAAAGAAAGGAGGTTGGAAATGCCGCACCGGCAAAGGGGATAACGGCCACCTGATAATTGCCACCGATTTCCTCATTGCTCCAGAGGAAATCCACCAGATCTTGAAGGGTTTTTTTGGCAACGGCAAGACGACTTGGCTCCAGATCCCGTGCATAAGCCATGGACAGGGAGGTATCCAGGAGAAAGGTGATACGGATGCCGGTAAAAACAGGTTTCTCCTGAATCTTTTTTTTCATGGGTTCGGCAAGGACCATCAGGAAGAGCAGATAGACTATACAGTATAAGATCCATCGGGTAACGACAACCCTTCTCTTCGGGAGGGTGGAACCTCTGAGATGCATCTGGATCCAGGGGTCTGCTAATACCTGCTCACGCTTCCGGTACGCGTACCAGGCACCCAGAAGAATCAAGGGGATCAGTATACTTCCCCACAGCCATTCAGGTTTTTGGAATATCACGCTCCAGGGCCCTTTTTCCCCGTCCTCCAACCCCGGGAAGGGGGAAAGGAAGCAAGAATTCGATTAATGGGTTCTTCCGGCAGGTACATCATTCATCTGGATTTTCTCATTGGGGCGTTGAGGCAACATTTTCAGGATGATCTGTCGTTGTTGCGTGCTATCTCCTGTGAGGGAACCGGCTTTCTCCAAAGCCTTTTGGTTTTGTTCCAAGAGTTCAAGGGCCGTCTGGGCATTGCGATCTTTTGGTAGGTAAGCGAGGACTTTCTTGAGTTTGCTCCGCGCAACTTCGGTGAAATCGGAGAGTTTGGTGGCATCCTCTCCGGCAAAGATAGATCTTTCCACAGCAAATAAGGCAAACCGGTACAACCACTGCGCGGTTAAGATGGGATCATCGAAAGTTTCAGGAAGAAGCGCTACAACCCCATCTGCTTTTGTTGCCATGTCCATGGCCTCATTTAAATATCTCTTGGCCTCGGGGTGATTTTTGCTGTAAAGGAGGAATTGTTGTGCTCTGGCGACCTTTTTTTCCATTTGGAGCATGTAGCTTTCTGCAAGTTTTGCCATAAGCAGATTCTTGATACGAGCCTGTTCTTTCTCCTCTATCACCCTAGAGAGTTTGGGGAATTGATCTTTCAGGATCGCTTCCCAGGCTTCAGGAGAAGAAGCTTTTTTCATCTCGTCATTTATTTCACGGATTAAGGCCTCTATTTCCTTTTGTTCCTCGACCACACGCCTTTGATATAAGGCTTCTTCACGGGCACGTTTCTGCATCGCCTGTTTTATCCAAAAGCCCTCGCCGAGAAAAAGTATTGTAAGAATGGTATAGATTATTAACCGTCCCATAAAAGGATTGTAATCCTGGGTCAGAAGTCCGGAGCCAGAACTTTCTCTTTCTTTGCTTTGATTTCCGGCTTTTGACCTCCGGCTATAAGGCTGTTATATCTCTCCGGTAAGTGAACGGGCAAAGGTATATTCTGCAATCCCCCAGCAGAGAAAAAAGACGAACCCTGCCAATATAAACCATCGACTATACGAAGCACGTTTTGGGATTTGTATAGTGGTGAAGTGATTGAGATGTTTTTCAAAAATTTCCTTTACTGCCTGTTCCATATTAACCAAGGGGTCGTCCTTTCGTACCAGAAGGAAATCCCCGCCGGTTTCTTGCGCTGCCAATTTAAGTTGGACAAGAAAATTTTCGATGGAGATAAAATAAATGGGAAGCTTTAAATAAGCCGCAAACTCCAATAATTTCCAGAGAGAGGGATCCCGGGTTTCGAAAGACTTCAGGTCGTCATAGACTGCGTCAGTAAAAATCAAGATGGTCCATTCCTGGATTTTCGGTTGGATAGAACTCATTTTTTTGCTAAGTTCAGGAGGAAGTACAAAGTGTCCGCTTTGAGGTCGCAAAGCTTTCCTGAGGAGATTCATTTCATCTTCTGTAAAAATAGATTCCCTGGCTACCCTTAGGGCCTGTTCTAAGCCTGTGGAAGGGACGAACGCGGAGCCTGTAGGAGGAAGAAGTGTTGGATTGGTCGACGGGGTATTTGGCTCTGAGGCATAGCGAAAGATGAGGTTTGAAAGGGCTGCATAGAAAGCGATATGAATGTTGGTGTCTCCTCCCAGAATCACCGGACTCCACTCGAAACGCTCGACCTGATCTCGGAGCCTTCGGTAATCGGTACTTGGAAAAAGAATCACGGCAGGGTCTCGGGCAAAGGCCATAAGGGAGATAAGCGGTTTCTTTTTTTGATAGGGAGAGAGGGCTGCTGCTTCGGTCATATCCACGAATTTCTTAAGGGCACGGCACATCCCTTTCATTCTTGGATATAGCTCGATTTCCTCTTCAGCCAGGCAGGTAATGGGTTTTACTCCGGGATAGACATTCAGGGTCTTGCGCTCAAACATGGAACCTGAGGAATCCACCAGCAGGAGTATGTTGGGAGTTTCCAGTTTTTCTTCAGTCCAGAAATAGCCATGGGTAATCTCCGCAAGGGCCAGGATCACCGATAGGTAGGTCAGGGTCTTAAAAACCGTTGGAAGTACGAAGTGGATCCGACTTTGCCATTGCCTGAGTCGTTCACGGAAGGTCAGGTACTCCGGCTTTACATGGAGGTGTGCTTTTTGAAGCGCATAACGACGTACCCTGAAGAGGAATTCAACCAAAACAACAGGTAAGAGTAATAACCATTCAGGGTGTGAGGCTTCATATCCAAATATTTCAAACATGGCTGGCTTCCTTCAAACCTAGGATCCCATTTTCAGACGCTTCAGGGACATAATCAAGGACTTGACATCGGAGGTTAATCGGGTCAGCGTCTCTTCTTGAAGGGTAAAATTCGGCCGGTAAACCTTCTCTAACTCCCTATAGATTGTTTTAAGGAGGTCACGTTCCTTTTCATCTAACCGACTGCCACAGTTTTCCATCACTTCGCCAAGTCCTGGGTGGGGGCTTAACTCACCGGGAAAGAGGTTTTTCAATGCCAGGGAGAGGGCCTCATAGACCTTTTCATAACTTTCGAGGGAAGGATGTTGCTGGGCTTCATTTAAAAGCTGCATACAGACCTCTTGCCAGGGTTTTTCAAGGGGTCCGCGAGGAATCTGTCGATTCCTCTGTTGCAAGAGGGTTCTCCCCCTTACCAGGCTGGCGATACCGAATAGACCTGCCAGGATAAACGAGGCATAGGAGAGTAAGACAGGTCTAAATGGGAGCTTGGCTATAAAGGGAATAGAATCCAGTCTGGAGGATGAGATAAAAGGAGCAGCGGGAAGGGGAGTAACCTGAATTTCAGGAACAGTCAGCAAAGTTGCCGGAGGAAATGAGGTTACAACTCCTGCAAGATGGGAAATTACAAAGAAGTTGGCAATATTGGTAGTAATCGTCTTTAACTCTCCATTCTCGGTAAAGTTAATAGGAGGCCCAGAAATTACCCACTTTCCAACGGAATCGGTACCTGTAGCCTGTACTTCAAAAAGGCGCAACTTCCAGGTCAGGGTTACGATCTCTCCAGATCCATTACGAACTCTGTTGACCTCGGGTTCTGGAGAAACCTCAAAATATCTGGCCTTACCTCCACTGACAGGTTTAGGAATAAACTCTGCACTTCCCAAAGGGGAAATCAGTTTAGGATCTATCTGAATCCGCTCTGGAGCAAAATTTTGAATGATCAAAGAAACCGTCCTGACCTCATCTAACTGCCCGGTTTCGGGAGTGACCTTAAGTTCCGCAATAACTGGGGGGTGAAGATAATGAAATCTGGGATAGGCACGACGTACCCATGAGTCGGTGGCGGCAAGATTTACAAGGCGTAAAAGCGTTAAGGGGGGTTTAATTTCCGAAAAAGAAATGTGAAAGGTACTGTTCTCGGATACGGTTACGGCTCCAACTGTAAAGTCACCATATTTTTTCAACTCTTGAAGGATATGCTCCTGTAAATCCTGGACTGAAAAGAATTCCTTGGGTTCGATCACCATCCCCGTCATTTCTGCTGCAATCCCATGGACCAGGTAGACGAACTCAGCACGGGCAACCTCAGAGGTGTTGATAAGATTTACAGCCTCTACGATCTTTGCCGGAGGAATCGTTTCCTCAAACTGGACAAACCATCGATTCGTCGGCATATTCCAGTTCATTTCCGGTTTATATTCACGAAGAGGAAACCCTGAAAGGGTTTTTGAGAGAAATTCCTCTTGTTTTTCCGGTAGTGCGTAAGAGAGTGTAAATTGAACAATGATTCTCGGTGCAAGCTCTAATGGCTCCCGCACGTTAACATCCTCGGTGTACGAATACATCTCCCCTAAACTGATGGCAGGATAAGCCTGACATTCCAGCCCGGCAAGCATCCAGAATGTAAACAAACTCAGCAGGCTAAGACCCATGGTGAAAAGAAGAAGGACTTGCTTTGGCATTCTCATGATGATATCTCCTCATGGGATTTTTGACCCTTCTGAGAGAGAGAATTATTTTTAAATCTACTCTCTTCTACGTTGGTGTCAAGGGTCTGACAGAATTTAATCTTATCCCTATTCAAGGACCTGGATTGGACTTTCTCCTTGACCTTCACCCCTATAGAATTTATCCTCTCAGAAAAAGAGATTAAAAGCAAGAGATTTCTTAAAATTTGTAACTGTAACAATTTAGTAGGTGTCACTTTTTCTGTCTGAACACCCCCCTGGCCCCCTCCAGGAGGGACTGATATGGGGTTGCTACTGCTGAAGTCCCCCCCTAGGAGGACCAGGGGAGTGTTTCTTTTTCCATCGGATTTGATCCTTCCGCTTTTGATAAGTTTATGAATCGCCATACGAGTTACATCCTGCAGATCCACCGCTTCTGTGACCTTCCTCAAATCGTCTTGAGATTCCATGAAAAAACGATCTACACCTATAAAGTAGATCAGTCAAGGAAATTTTTCACAAAAGCGCAAGAACGGGGTTGTAGGGGCATCTTCACACCTGCGTAATTTTTTTATTGACGACGCCAGATAAAGGTGTAAAACTCCCTCCTGAATTTTTACCACATATCCTCAGGCGGGTTTAAAACCCGTTCCTACGTTGGACTCAACCTAGACGTTTCTCTGACTCCGAACCCGCGACGGAAAGGACGTCGGGGGAGTCAGTGATACAGGGAGGATCACATGACCGGCCAGATTCGGATTCCGGCCAAGGAACTGGGAGAGCTGACCCTGCCGGATTTCTGCCCCTGCTGCTTCTGGATTAAGCTCCATCTGCCGGAAGGACTACCTTTTCAGATCTTCCCCGGAATTTTTAACTCCATCGATGCCTACACCAAACGCCTCATCCAGAAATGGTTCGACCAGTATGGAAGACCTCCTTCCTGGCTGTCCGATCTGGGAGATATCCACACATATCGGGAACCCCCCCATCATTCAAAGTTTCAGGTTTTTGATCCAGACACTTCCATACTGCTTACCGGAACCCCCGACGCCGTGTTTGTTCAGGCCGATGGATCCTATCTGATTGCAGACTACAAAACGGCCCGGTTTACTGGTACCCAGGATAAACTCTCTTCCAAATACGAGGTACAGCTTAACGCCTATGCCTACATCGGGGAACACTGCGGGCTTTCTCCGGTTTCAGGTCTGGCATTGATTTACCTGGAACCGGTGATCGACGTTAAGGGGGTAGACGAAGAGGATCCTGTAACGCCGGAGGGTTTTATTCTGGAGTTTTCGGCAAAGATTCTCCCGGTTCGGCTGGACTTCCAGAAGATTCCCCTGTTGGTCCGCAAAGTACGGGAGATTTATGATCAGGATCGCCCTCCCCGTGGGGTAGATGGATGTAAGAATTGTGAGTTACTCCGGCACCTGATGACCGTTGCTACAGCCTGATAGGTAGCAGGTTCAGAGATTTTTTAGAAAGATGGGCCATGGGGTGCTTATGTTAAGCGTGGTCAGAGTCCTTATGGGGTTTGGGACATATCAGGAAAGGTAAGGGGGGGTGTGAAGAGTGTTTCCTTAAATTTCCTGCCAAAGTTTATATCCACAGATAAATACCTGTTAATAATTTCCGGGCAAGGGTAACCGGCCGGTTACCCTTATTCAGTAAAATCTTCCAGATCACTTATTTTATCTCAAAAGACCGCATTTCGAAACATCTACGGTAGTACTTACAGAAGAATTGGTCGTTTTGTCGGTTGCTGTTATCTTAACCGGGGTCCTGGCGTATACATCGCAAGTGACCGGTGCCCCTATAAAGGTAAAGGTGCGGATGGACTTGAAGTCTCCCTCTTATAGAGACCGACTCTCCCTCACCCCCTTCCCCCTCTCCTGAAGCTTCAGGAAAGGGGGTGAGGTGGGGAAGGGGGGGGGAAGGCAGACGGTCGCGCTCTCAGCTGAGCCTTATCCGGGCGTGTAGGGAGGCAAGGGAGGAACCGTATTGTTTAGGATAGACTTCAATTTGAAAGCGGTATCCTTTGGAGGGAACTTCCGCAGATAAAAAGCTTCAAATTCCCTGTCGGTTGGGTTATCAAAGCTTCCTCAGAGAATATATACTTCCCCCGGCCCTCCATAACCCTTTGAGGATGGCATTTTTCGTGGATCCAATCCGGGCCTTCCTGATCAATCAATTGGAAAGCCTTCATAACCCTTTGAGAATGGTATTTTTCGTGGACTGTAGCCTTATTATTTAGACTCTTCTACCGTTCGCAGATGGTGGGTTCCACCCCGTCGAACCTGGATGAGTTCGGCGACAATACTCACGGCAATTTCCCCCGGATTATCGGCCCCAATATCAAGGCCAATGGGCGCATGAACTCGATCCAGTAACTCCCTGGGGATCCCTTTTCCTTGAAGTTTGTCCCACATGAGTTTAATTTTTCTTTTACTTCCGATCATTCCAATATATTTGGCCTGACTCCATACCACCTGTTCCATAATCTTTTCATCGTGCTGATGCCCTCGGGTTACAGCAACGATG
It includes:
- a CDS encoding M1 family aminopeptidase, which translates into the protein MNLRSGFLPGRKLRGFRSPHSWILDWILLFIFLFFPPTPLFAGEEGKDAIPLLIHHLEVRLTPEDHRLQVQDTLQVRMNSGLINSDQGILSFFMNGALKILEIYPEKSDQTLTWHSFPRDHRSQEIRLQIPAEARETFSFTLRYEGIIYDPIQKSQDLSFITGDETTGLIGEEGVYLSEDTHWYPEIPKSLSLFNLVVTIPEPWVVVTQGELIARETREGLSKSQWRSEIPAEALTLVAGKYRVQTRNWNGVVMSAYFSPENESLADKFLGAAGEYIQLYSQILGPYPYKKFDIVENFFSSGYGFPSFTLLGKEVIRQGERALQPGYLDHEIVHSWLGNYVFYDPDKGNWVEALTTYCANYYYKELKQGEEAAFRYRKRASQQYSIRVTPEKEYPVRAFKGKTEDYENDIGYTKGSMIFHQLRRWIGDDSFFLGLKEIIRRYGGHRADWEDLQKVFEEISHQPLDWFFRQWLDLKGGPELKLEDVKLEALPKGYRITGQVVQRGDVYRLRLPIQLRFEEERRILHLDLTERETPFIYTVDRAPLALILDPEYHVFRKIAPETLIPCLNALLEDKDKLLIYPTQGTADEITIYRGLAEMVATRKGGKVLADTTLTGDLLTQNSLFILGDARKSAPVKEWLTHLPEGFELKEDAFRLGGKEYKGEEMALLITWRNPKNPMKYLTLYFGLAPGALSRARYLFYYGWDSYIIFEKGYPIQRDDWPEESPNTVYYFR
- a CDS encoding rod shape-determining protein; amino-acid sequence: MIPPLSWFSKDLAIDLGTANTLIYMKGRGIVVNEPSVVAVDLKTNKILAVGKEAKEMLGKVPGSVSVIRPLKDGVISDFRITQQMLDYFIRKVYNRKYFFIHPRIVVAVPSGITEVEKKAVKDSILQVGASEVYLIEEPMAAAMGVGLPIEEPSGNMIVDIGGGTTEVAVISMAGIVHSCSIRVAGDEMDEAIIQYIKKKHSLLIGGRTAEYIKMTWGSAYPLDKEEITKIRGRDLIEGIPKTLTLSSEEIRDALSETVLAIVEAVKTTLEHIPPELSADIIDKGIVLTGGGSLLRNLDIQLQEETGLPIILAEDPLTSVALGTGKVLDNMDLLSRISVG
- a CDS encoding response regulator produces the protein MMVKETTEKEILLNEKEARVTAKRFRVLVVEDDVDIATALGDLLELWGYEVRVVHDGLEATKVALSYLPEVVLLDIDLPGMDGYQIARWLRQDTQLSKTVRVAVTGYGQEEDRRRAQEAGFDYHFTKPVAPLILQELLAHLQKCRKQG
- a CDS encoding aldo/keto reductase → MTGSYKLSGEIPRRPLGKTGIQVSALGLGGFHLGIAKSEEEAIRIVQEAVDMGVTFMDNAWEYNDGRSEEWMGKGLQGRRDKVFLMTKVCTHGRDRKTALQQLEQSLRRLRTDYLDLWQIHEVVYENDPELHFARDGVIEALDQAKREGKVRFVGFTGHKNPAIHLKMLSYNYPFDTCQLPLNCFDATFRSFEQQVLPELNRRGIGAIGMKSLTGRLTVPAVKKIISVAEALRYAMSLPVATTVSGINSLEILHQNLQIACGFKPMTPEEMEAVRARCRLYAADGHLELYKTTLVHEGPIGRIQHGFPSREEIPA
- a CDS encoding VWA domain-containing protein, whose protein sequence is MIFQKPEWLWGSILIPLILLGAWYAYRKREQVLADPWIQMHLRGSTLPKRRVVVTRWILYCIVYLLFLMVLAEPMKKKIQEKPVFTGIRITFLLDTSLSMAYARDLEPSRLAVAKKTLQDLVDFLWSNEEIGGNYQVAVIPFAGAAFPTSFLFSTSPYEITSYIQAVDENTIDVPGTSLQAAIVAWEDLLSRFPADSDTTDVGILISDGGKEGGSEQNRLEAIRRINDLHTKNPRILLYTVGIGKIKEDALGVRHAEEVLLVKTQDEKGRVVSYYRTNPDDPTSSIQTSSLDEEILRRMAVAGGGSYYYVEESSTFYTSLKSIILSQRKIVRYDTYEEYTPLRTWFLVPLLGVFSCLAGYGRWILIPLRKVIGRSRRL
- a CDS encoding vWA domain-containing protein translates to MFEIFGYEASHPEWLLLLPVVLVEFLFRVRRYALQKAHLHVKPEYLTFRERLRQWQSRIHFVLPTVFKTLTYLSVILALAEITHGYFWTEEKLETPNILLLVDSSGSMFERKTLNVYPGVKPITCLAEEEIELYPRMKGMCRALKKFVDMTEAAALSPYQKKKPLISLMAFARDPAVILFPSTDYRRLRDQVERFEWSPVILGGDTNIHIAFYAALSNLIFRYASEPNTPSTNPTLLPPTGSAFVPSTGLEQALRVARESIFTEDEMNLLRKALRPQSGHFVLPPELSKKMSSIQPKIQEWTILIFTDAVYDDLKSFETRDPSLWKLLEFAAYLKLPIYFISIENFLVQLKLAAQETGGDFLLVRKDDPLVNMEQAVKEIFEKHLNHFTTIQIPKRASYSRWFILAGFVFFLCWGIAEYTFARSLTGEI
- a CDS encoding PD-(D/E)XK nuclease family protein translates to MTGQIRIPAKELGELTLPDFCPCCFWIKLHLPEGLPFQIFPGIFNSIDAYTKRLIQKWFDQYGRPPSWLSDLGDIHTYREPPHHSKFQVFDPDTSILLTGTPDAVFVQADGSYLIADYKTARFTGTQDKLSSKYEVQLNAYAYIGEHCGLSPVSGLALIYLEPVIDVKGVDEEDPVTPEGFILEFSAKILPVRLDFQKIPLLVRKVREIYDQDRPPRGVDGCKNCELLRHLMTVATA